The region TAAAACTAAGTACCTGATCTGAAAAATGAAAGGGAACTAAATAAGAATGAAAGTCTCCGAAGGCAGATTTTTTTAACAATTCCTGCGGAAGGACAGACTTATGTGTGCCGGGAGTCATCGCAGAACCCTTTCCTCTATTTAAGTTTTCCATCAAGTTATTACGAAGTTCCCGATAAGGGATGAGAAAGGATTCTTTGTTTTTGGCTCTGGTAAGAATGACTTCTAATTTGGGACGATACTGATAAGCACGAAACATCCGCTTGGCGATTAACGTAGAAATATCGTCAGTGGAAAATAAGGAAAAATGTTTTAAAACAAAAGATACATTTAGGCCATTTGTGAGTGTTTCATCCACTTTTAATGTTGCCGCAGAATTGTACATTTCCACAGAATGATCAAACAAAAAGAACTCAGGTTTCACCTGATCTTTATGAAACTTTTCCATCCATTGTAATACATAATCAGGTTTCCCTCCAGGAACGGAGAAATTAAACATCACCCAACCAGGATACTTTTTGTGAATGTATTCATTATCAAATAATAAAGCTCTTGAGTTTCCAAAATAAACCAAAACCTTATCTCGGTCTTTGTTGGATAGATAAACTTTTAAGTCTTCATATAATTGATCTTTCTGAATGTAATTAATATCAGAAAGAGATTTTGAAAAATAAGTATGTACGTTTTCAAGAAGTAATAATTTATCTAGACAAAAGGTTAGAAATACAACCAAAAACGGGACAAGTAAATATCTGTTACGAATTAAATCCACAATGTCTCCTAAAACTTATAATAGATAAATTCCCCACCATCTTGCGATAAAGTGGCGAGAAGAAAAATAGTAACAACACCAAGTATGGGCACAAGCCATACATCATGTTTACGGATACGTTCCCAAAACTCAGGCACATATTGGATATGATGAAAAAACAAAAGCGCAATCGAAGTATAAAAAATTCGTTCCAAATTTTCGATATGTTGGAAGCGAAAAGAAGATCCATTCCCAAATAAAGAAGTAGCTGGCACCAACCACTGATTGGAATCACCCATAAACATAATTTCCAAACTGTTAGTAAAATGAGTAAAAATTCCATGAAAATGATCGATCATGTTGGTAGCATTATTCGAACGAAACATAAGTCCCGAAATGGAAAATAAAACAAATACAATGAGAGCCTTACATACGATTAAAAACTTATTTTTTTCTGGAGTTAACTTCCAACCAAGTTTGTCTTCGAAATAACGTTCCGCAGCAAGAAGCACACCCCAATAAAATCCCCAACAGATAAATGTATAATCAGCACCGTGCCAAAAACCACCGAGTGTCATAATGATGATGAGGTTTAGGTAAGTGCGACCTTCGCCCTTACGAGATCCACCGAGTGGGAAATAAATATAATCCCTTAACCAAAAAGATAAAGTGATGTGCCAACGTTTCCATAGTTCCCTTCCCGATGTAGAGAAAAAGGGAGCTTTGAAGTTTTCAGGTGTTTCAAATCCTAAAAACAATGCGATAGAACGTGCCATGTCGGTGAGGCCAGAAAAATCACTATATACTTGGATCGCATAACAAATCCCAGCGATGAATAAAGAAAAGGAATCGTATTCAGCAGGAGAACCAAACACCGGCGAGATGGTGAGTGACATAGGATCTGCCACTAGAACCTTTTTCACAAGGCCCG is a window of Leptospira kanakyensis DNA encoding:
- a CDS encoding DUF1574 domain-containing protein — encoded protein: MDLIRNRYLLVPFLVVFLTFCLDKLLLLENVHTYFSKSLSDINYIQKDQLYEDLKVYLSNKDRDKVLVYFGNSRALLFDNEYIHKKYPGWVMFNFSVPGGKPDYVLQWMEKFHKDQVKPEFFLFDHSVEMYNSAATLKVDETLTNGLNVSFVLKHFSLFSTDDISTLIAKRMFRAYQYRPKLEVILTRAKNKESFLIPYRELRNNLMENLNRGKGSAMTPGTHKSVLPQELLKKSAFGDFHSYLVPFHFSDQVLSFTDQSLDLAKELGVPSAVIWVRLSLPYMDHIRNFKVSVGNGKEDTVYHDWYPRMIEYHKKNGVPFWNMNDDPNYTCNNFSDAGHMSPTCYDEYTDFIFKNLIQSFVKGAR
- a CDS encoding MBOAT family O-acyltransferase; translated protein: MLFNSIPFLIFFSIVYLLYWAIPKEIRKYFLLIAGISFYAYFSPALTVHFLIVIGINYLLYRKIKSTPTKFWIGLTVSLNLINLGFFKYIYFFSKVLADLTNYPFFKQVPDLIHIALPLAISFYTFQVIAAAIDTYRDSFKPLVKVEDYFLFVAFFPVLIAGPIMRMSDFFPNLDKLVPNKEKMYRASYLLMSGLVKKVLVADPMSLTISPVFGSPAEYDSFSLFIAGICYAIQVYSDFSGLTDMARSIALFLGFETPENFKAPFFSTSGRELWKRWHITLSFWLRDYIYFPLGGSRKGEGRTYLNLIIIMTLGGFWHGADYTFICWGFYWGVLLAAERYFEDKLGWKLTPEKNKFLIVCKALIVFVLFSISGLMFRSNNATNMIDHFHGIFTHFTNSLEIMFMGDSNQWLVPATSLFGNGSSFRFQHIENLERIFYTSIALLFFHHIQYVPEFWERIRKHDVWLVPILGVVTIFLLATLSQDGGEFIYYKF